One window of Dermacentor albipictus isolate Rhodes 1998 colony chromosome 9, USDA_Dalb.pri_finalv2, whole genome shotgun sequence genomic DNA carries:
- the LOC139049990 gene encoding uncharacterized protein isoform X4 — MEQATAILEDGARLPETSSVGQWNTQYHMVDGTSSVAGRSGKVFSRHTDNAEDGSTGFRRPVYSSSSGSADDAVASTISAGIEKASGVLGNEAGNATGTGGRVGRCLWQCFQRTGCPTRVPPRTHRRHSQIL, encoded by the exons ATGGAGCAAGCAACAGCCATTTTAGAAGACGGCGCCAG ACTTCCTGAGACTTCCAGTGTTGGCCAATGGAACACGCAGTACCACATGGTTGATGGCACATCCAGCGTCGCCGGTAGGAGCGGGAAAGTTTTCAGCC GGCACACAGACAATGCTGAAGACGGAAGCACCGGATTCAGACGGCCGgtctacagcagcagcagtggcagcgcgGATGACGCAGTGGCCAGCACGATCAGCGCGGGCATCGAGAAAGCATCAGGCGTATTGGGAAACGAAGCTGG gaatgctactggaACCGGAGGAAGAGTTGGGCGGTGTCTGTGGCAGTGTTTCCAGAGGACGGGATGCCCCACCCGAGTGCCGCCACGAACACACAGGCGACACAGCCAGATTTTGTAA